Proteins co-encoded in one Siniperca chuatsi isolate FFG_IHB_CAS linkage group LG11, ASM2008510v1, whole genome shotgun sequence genomic window:
- the zgc:65997 gene encoding C-factor, which translates to MFRVDLKAANTTTLHSPAVLCNLPVMAAPIALIQGASRGLGLEFCKHILKSKTPAAVIATCRNPDGAAELRGLAGQHPGRLTVLRLDVNREEDIRGAADRVKDSFGRLDLIVNSSAMLHPSGKGETSLRDVSAQGIISTLTTNTVGPLVMAKYFAPLLQKGGGGFGQQPAEKAKQHSGIIVNITAKVGSIGDNGLGGWYSYRMSKAALNMATRNLSIELGRSRPKVVCVSLHPGTVNTDLSRPYHRNVPKDKLFGPDRSVNCLMSIIDTLNIEKTGKAYNWDGTELPW; encoded by the exons ATGTTTCGGGTCGACTTGAAAGCAGCAAACACGACTACTCTCCATTCGCCGGCAGTGTTATGTAATTTACCTGTCATGGCTGCCCCCATCGCGCTCATTCAAGGGGCCAGCAGAGGACTGGGGCTTGAATTCTGCAAACATATCTTGAAAAGCAAAACCCCCGCTGCCGTTATAGCGACATGCCGAAACCCGGATGGAGCGGCCGAGCTGCGGGGCCTGGCCGGCCAACACCCGGGCAGACTGACGGTCCTCAGGCTGGACGTGAACCGGGAGGAGGACATCCGCGGAGCTGCGGATCGGGTTAAGGACAGCTTCGGTCGGCTGGATCTGATCGTCAACTCCTCGGCGATGCTTCACCCCTCCGGAAAAGGAGAGACCAGCCTGAGAGATGTTTCTGCTCAG GGCATCATTTCCACCTTGACGACCAACACAGTGGGTCCTCTTGTCATGGCCAAGTATTTTGCCCCCCTCCTTCAGAAGGGTGGAGGTGGTTTCGGTCAACAGCCTGCAGAGAAAGCCAAACAGCACAGTGGCATCATCGTCAACATCACCGCCAAAGTGGGATCCATTGGCGACAACG GTCTTGGTGGTTGGTACAGCTACAGAATGTCTAAAGCAGCTCTAAACATGGCTACCAGGAACCTGTCTATAGAGCTGGGCCGCAGTCGACCCAAG gtggtgtgtgtgtccttacaTCCAGGAACAGTCAACACAGACCTCTCACGGCCATATCACAGGAATGTGCCAAAAGACAAGTTGTTCGGTCCCGATCGCTCTGTGAACTGTCTGATGAGCATCATAGACACACTGAATATTGAAAAGACTGGCAAGGCGTACAACTGGGATGGGACTGAACTTCCATGGTAG